The following are encoded in a window of Candidatus Hydrogenedentota bacterium genomic DNA:
- a CDS encoding ubiquinone biosynthesis protein UbiB yields the protein MLIEALSTARDLGRVQEIAAVLLRHGLGDLVRRLGLADALARAGQVLHHPQADELARLEPPVQVRLAFEELGPTFVKLGQILAGRGDLLGPDWVAEFSRLHSHVPPVPGEALRAQ from the coding sequence ATGCTGATCGAAGCGCTGTCCACTGCCCGTGACCTCGGCCGTGTGCAGGAGATCGCCGCCGTCCTGCTTCGGCACGGCCTGGGCGACCTGGTGCGGCGCCTCGGCCTTGCCGATGCGCTGGCGCGTGCGGGGCAGGTGCTTCACCACCCGCAGGCCGACGAGCTGGCGCGGCTCGAGCCACCGGTGCAGGTGCGTCTGGCGTTCGAGGAGCTGGGCCCGACCTTTGTCAAGCTGGGCCAGATCCTGGCCGGTCGCGGCGACCTGCTGGGCCCGGACTGGGTGGCCGAGTTCTCGCGCCTGCACAGCCATGTGCCGCCGGTTCCCGGCGAGGCGCTGCGGGCGCAG